A part of Desulfomicrobium baculatum DSM 4028 genomic DNA contains:
- a CDS encoding metal ABC transporter solute-binding protein, Zn/Mn family, with protein sequence MRKILCLFTLFLSVISASAQAGPLAFVTITPQKYFVDKVSGGEVPVSIMVEPGANPHAYEPRPRQMAELATASIYFTIGDSFDQTWLERITSASPGMTVVHTAEGITKIPMKEEHGHGEEHAGDGHEGKPHDAYEARNPDHDDRDHGTLDPHIWLDPALVKIQVASIRDGLSTVDPERADLYAANARAFEQELDALDREIRSILQPLPQEKRTFLVFHPSWGYFAKAYGLTQASIEVDGKEPSPKDLARIIAAGKESGAQVVFVQPQFSQKSAAVIAKQIGARIVRLDPLAADWAENLRSAARAFADALE encoded by the coding sequence ATGAGAAAAATTCTTTGCCTGTTCACACTGTTCTTGAGCGTGATCTCAGCCTCGGCTCAGGCCGGGCCGCTCGCCTTCGTGACCATCACCCCGCAAAAATACTTCGTCGACAAGGTCAGCGGCGGCGAGGTTCCCGTTTCGATCATGGTCGAGCCCGGGGCCAATCCCCACGCTTACGAACCACGTCCCAGACAGATGGCCGAACTGGCCACGGCAAGCATCTATTTCACCATCGGCGACAGCTTCGATCAGACTTGGCTTGAGCGGATCACGAGCGCAAGCCCAGGAATGACCGTGGTGCACACGGCCGAGGGTATCACCAAAATTCCCATGAAAGAAGAACATGGCCATGGGGAAGAGCACGCCGGGGACGGACACGAGGGTAAGCCGCACGATGCCTATGAAGCCCGGAACCCTGATCACGACGACCGCGATCACGGCACGCTGGACCCGCACATCTGGCTCGACCCGGCGCTGGTCAAGATTCAGGTAGCCAGCATCCGCGACGGCCTCTCCACTGTCGACCCTGAGCGGGCGGACCTCTACGCCGCCAATGCCCGCGCCTTTGAGCAGGAATTGGACGCGCTGGACCGGGAAATCCGTTCCATTCTGCAGCCGCTGCCGCAGGAAAAGCGCACGTTTCTTGTCTTCCATCCTTCCTGGGGCTATTTTGCCAAAGCCTATGGTCTGACCCAGGCTTCCATCGAGGTGGACGGCAAGGAGCCAAGCCCCAAGGATCTGGCGCGGATCATCGCCGCCGGCAAGGAATCGGGGGCGCAGGTTGTTTTTGTTCAGCCCCAGTTTTCGCAGAAAAGCGCCGCCGTCATCGCCAAACAGATCGGAGCCAGGATTGTTCGCCTCGACCCCCTGGCCGCGGATTGGGCCGAAAACCTGCGCAGCGCGGCCCGCGCCTTTGCCGACGCCCTGGAATAA
- a CDS encoding nitroreductase family protein — MLDFIIDETRCIQCGECAADCPVSIIDMDGGLPRIPEHRESYCIGCQHCLAVCPTAALSILGKDPDQSARILPPSPGALENLIKSRRSVRRFSPECVDGKVLDRLMDVVAHAPTGKNQRNLRFTLVDDRDVMEEIRVRTMEGIRKAVADDSLPDGMEFFAKMVAPYDQGRDIIYRKAPHMIIASAPRDSAAPDADPFIALSYFELMAHSLGLGTVWCGFARWALQSVVPELGRALGIPADHRSMYAMMFGYPAVQYARTVQRDVSGVYRVCLADLEGGR; from the coding sequence ATGCTTGATTTTATCATCGATGAAACCCGCTGCATACAGTGCGGAGAATGCGCAGCCGACTGCCCCGTGTCGATCATCGACATGGATGGCGGCTTGCCGCGCATACCCGAGCACCGGGAATCGTATTGCATTGGTTGTCAGCACTGCCTGGCCGTCTGCCCCACAGCAGCCCTTTCCATTCTGGGCAAGGACCCGGATCAGAGCGCCCGGATTCTGCCGCCGTCCCCGGGTGCGCTGGAAAATCTGATCAAGAGCCGCCGGTCCGTGCGCCGTTTCAGCCCTGAGTGTGTTGACGGGAAGGTCCTGGACCGGCTCATGGATGTGGTCGCGCATGCGCCTACCGGCAAGAATCAGCGCAACCTTCGCTTCACCCTGGTCGATGACCGGGATGTGATGGAGGAAATCCGCGTCCGGACCATGGAAGGCATCCGCAAGGCCGTGGCGGATGACAGCCTGCCCGACGGCATGGAATTCTTCGCCAAGATGGTCGCCCCTTACGATCAGGGCCGGGACATCATCTACCGCAAGGCCCCGCACATGATCATCGCCTCCGCGCCCAGGGACTCGGCCGCTCCGGATGCGGACCCGTTCATCGCCCTGTCCTATTTCGAGCTCATGGCCCACAGTCTGGGGCTGGGCACGGTGTGGTGCGGTTTTGCGCGCTGGGCCCTGCAGAGCGTGGTTCCAGAGTTGGGCCGAGCCTTGGGCATCCCGGCCGATCACCGCTCCATGTACGCCATGATGTTCGGCTACCCGGCGGTTCAATACGCCCGGACCGTGCAACGCGACGTATCGGGCGTGTACAGGGTCTGCCTGGCCGATCTGGAGGGTGGACGGTGA
- a CDS encoding bifunctional homocysteine S-methyltransferase/methylenetetrahydrofolate reductase, whose translation MKKHIMTVLGERVVVADGAMGSLLFDRGVDSSSCYDALNLTEPALVQSIHKAYADAGAEILETNTFGANRVKLGRYDLAHTTREINLRGAELARGEAGAGRWVAGAMGPLGRMGLDAVSQEEMEDVFSQQALALVEGGVDFIMLETFASLSLLLTALRGVKACVSVPVAAQMVFTQRGRTHSGHTARECFDALIRAGADVVGLNCGIGPKNALEVVQGLGPVTVPLSVLPNAGFPESSGDRLIYASSPEYFARRTAACATYGARLLGGCCGTAPEHIAALVRALDAGSPEARIISVSPDEIKTQTAAPTRLSRRLGEGKVILVELDPPKHLDVEPVLAAAEALSAAGVDAITIAENPLAVPRLSNIVLAGMVRARTGVDVVVHMTGRDRNLVGMQSTIMGLAASKLHNVLAVTGDPPSAGSAERVSGVYDLRSLELMELLAGFNQGRNHYGDSMRLPVNFCIGGAFNPNTRNMALQVGRMEKKMAAGASYFLTQPVYSRARVDEILAATRHIKAPIVLGIMPLASSRNAEFLHNEFPGIEIPLETRERMARAGDHGQEEGVDIAWELLEYAWSHFAGVYIIPPFNRHGMALELMRRLGR comes from the coding sequence GTGAAGAAGCATATCATGACCGTTCTGGGCGAGCGGGTGGTAGTGGCCGACGGGGCCATGGGCTCGCTGCTGTTTGATCGCGGCGTGGACAGCTCGTCCTGTTACGACGCCTTGAACCTGACCGAGCCGGCCCTGGTGCAGTCCATCCACAAGGCCTATGCGGACGCGGGCGCGGAGATCCTCGAGACCAACACCTTTGGGGCCAACAGGGTCAAGCTCGGGCGTTATGATCTGGCGCACACGACCCGCGAGATCAACCTGCGCGGCGCGGAACTGGCGCGCGGCGAGGCCGGGGCAGGGCGCTGGGTGGCCGGAGCCATGGGGCCCCTAGGCCGCATGGGCCTGGATGCGGTCAGCCAGGAGGAAATGGAGGATGTTTTCAGCCAGCAGGCCCTGGCGTTGGTGGAAGGGGGCGTTGATTTCATCATGCTTGAGACCTTTGCCAGCCTGTCCCTCCTTTTGACCGCCCTGCGCGGGGTCAAGGCATGCGTTTCCGTGCCCGTGGCCGCGCAGATGGTTTTTACCCAGCGCGGACGGACCCATTCCGGACACACGGCCCGTGAATGTTTCGATGCGCTGATCCGGGCCGGAGCCGACGTGGTGGGACTCAACTGCGGAATCGGACCCAAGAATGCCCTGGAGGTAGTGCAGGGACTGGGCCCCGTGACCGTTCCGCTCTCGGTGCTCCCTAACGCGGGATTTCCGGAGTCCTCGGGCGATCGGCTTATCTACGCTTCCTCGCCCGAGTATTTCGCTCGCCGCACGGCGGCTTGCGCGACCTATGGCGCGCGCCTTCTGGGTGGTTGCTGCGGCACCGCGCCGGAGCACATCGCGGCCCTGGTGCGCGCCCTGGACGCGGGTTCGCCGGAGGCGCGGATCATTTCCGTGTCGCCGGACGAGATCAAAACGCAGACGGCCGCGCCGACGCGCCTTTCCCGCCGCCTGGGCGAGGGCAAGGTCATCCTGGTGGAGCTCGACCCGCCCAAGCATCTGGATGTGGAGCCGGTCCTGGCGGCGGCCGAGGCCTTGAGCGCCGCGGGCGTGGACGCCATCACCATCGCCGAGAATCCGCTGGCCGTGCCGCGCCTGTCCAATATCGTGCTGGCAGGCATGGTCCGGGCCAGGACCGGGGTGGATGTGGTGGTGCACATGACGGGCCGCGACCGCAACCTGGTCGGCATGCAATCGACCATCATGGGGCTGGCCGCTTCAAAGCTGCACAACGTATTGGCCGTGACCGGGGACCCGCCCTCGGCCGGGAGCGCGGAGCGGGTCTCGGGTGTGTACGACCTGCGCTCTCTGGAGCTCATGGAACTCCTGGCCGGGTTCAATCAGGGACGCAACCACTATGGCGACTCCATGCGCCTGCCCGTCAATTTCTGCATTGGCGGCGCCTTCAACCCCAACACCCGCAACATGGCCCTGCAGGTCGGACGCATGGAGAAAAAGATGGCGGCCGGTGCGAGCTATTTCCTGACCCAGCCCGTCTATTCCAGGGCGCGCGTGGACGAGATCCTGGCAGCCACGAGGCACATAAAAGCGCCCATTGTGCTTGGCATCATGCCGCTGGCCAGCAGCCGCAACGCGGAGTTTCTGCACAACGAGTTTCCAGGCATCGAGATTCCGCTTGAAACCCGCGAGCGCATGGCCCGCGCCGGAGACCACGGCCAGGAGGAGGGCGTCGACATTGCCTGGGAACTTCTTGAATATGCCTGGTCGCATTTCGCCGGGGTCTACATCATCCCTCCCTTCAATCGCCACGGCATGGCCCTTGAACTGATGCGCCGCCTCGGGCGCTAA
- a CDS encoding DUF6515 family protein, with amino-acid sequence MNALFKNTRLPLLMTLLCLHFLAVPVQGAQGLPRESQHPAEQEIRKRGSRADGQSRPVIETTKDAGDHDRQGRKNKEHSQRRKEKIDHQGQTRPKAPSAAQRAVNDRPGSLGRIPTSKDLGTVTPPADLLRLDPKPERARHDSSVQRRNKDRRADHVVQPRQKSSVHNSLVLNRDADRHDGRRDVRRPQVDYRKDYRTGGDSRRHSPQVRHDNGPRHRPAVVKHVIHKIPSRHAVVMHGRDRYHYYSGRFYRPWNSGFILVRPPLGLVVLNIPLGSRMVLSAGITYHVFGDVYYRRVPMGYQVVEPIRSHAANRPDRVEVIIDLLNVRYGPEASEEVIAQVDRYTTLRVLGSAPGWLYVEVEGDDLRGWVMDRYVSANSAQG; translated from the coding sequence ATGAACGCCTTATTCAAAAATACACGACTGCCGCTCCTTATGACCCTGCTCTGCCTTCATTTTCTTGCCGTGCCGGTCCAGGGCGCACAGGGATTGCCCCGGGAATCGCAGCACCCTGCCGAACAGGAAATCAGGAAAAGGGGTTCCCGCGCGGACGGTCAGAGCCGCCCCGTCATAGAGACCACCAAAGATGCCGGCGACCATGACAGGCAAGGCCGGAAAAATAAGGAGCATTCACAGCGCCGAAAAGAGAAAATCGACCATCAGGGCCAGACCCGGCCCAAAGCGCCTTCCGCCGCGCAGCGCGCTGTCAATGACAGACCTGGCTCACTGGGCCGGATTCCGACATCCAAAGACCTTGGCACGGTGACGCCCCCGGCCGATCTCCTGCGCCTGGACCCGAAGCCGGAACGGGCCAGGCATGACTCTTCCGTACAGCGCCGAAACAAAGACCGCCGCGCTGATCATGTCGTGCAGCCCCGGCAGAAAAGTTCCGTGCACAACAGCCTTGTTTTGAACCGCGACGCAGACAGGCATGATGGCCGCCGCGATGTGAGGCGGCCGCAGGTCGATTACCGCAAGGATTACAGGACAGGCGGAGACAGTCGCAGGCACTCGCCGCAGGTGCGCCACGACAACGGCCCGCGCCACCGGCCCGCAGTCGTCAAACACGTGATCCACAAGATCCCTTCGCGCCATGCGGTCGTCATGCATGGCCGGGACAGATATCATTATTATTCCGGCAGGTTCTACCGCCCCTGGAACAGCGGCTTCATCCTGGTGCGCCCGCCGCTCGGGCTGGTCGTACTGAACATTCCGCTGGGCAGCCGCATGGTCCTCTCGGCCGGCATCACCTACCATGTCTTCGGTGACGTCTATTACCGCCGGGTGCCCATGGGCTATCAGGTCGTGGAGCCGATCCGCAGCCACGCCGCAAACCGGCCGGACCGGGTGGAGGTCATCATCGACCTGCTGAACGTCCGCTACGGCCCGGAAGCAAGCGAGGAGGTCATCGCTCAGGTCGACCGTTACACGACCCTGCGGGTTCTTGGCAGTGCCCCCGGATGGCTCTACGTGGAAGTGGAGGGAGACGATCTGCGCGGATGGGTCATGGACCGCTATGTCAGCGCCAACAGCGCCCAAGGCTGA
- a CDS encoding sigma-54-dependent transcriptional regulator has translation MNRSILVVDDEIRYRELYARVLRDAGFDVHEAGSAADALEFMDRRTPDMVVSDVRMPAESGLDLLRRVRAEKPELPFLLVTAYADVREAVDALKLGAVDYLAKPVDLDELLAAVRDTLGVGAGAGGEIPAASLTGIVAESLAMRSVLRDAYRVAPSDATILLTGESGSGKEIVAQFIHRHSARSAKPLVPVNCAAIAPTLLASELFGHEKGAFTGAVTKRKGYFREAHEGTLFLDEIGDMPLELQPSLLRATETGRITPVGSDKETVIDCRLIAATNHDLETDVAEGRFRQDLYYRLNVITIDIPPLRERPEDIPPLARLFLNKDKTEARRLSRAAMQTLISHPWPGNVRELANAMAHVRLLSQTDVILPEHLPPAVRKSAGKAAPESRIPVEQDAPAQTKTLEQHEIEAVTAALKHTKGNRTHAAQLLGITRRGLIYKLKRLGLE, from the coding sequence ATGAACAGATCCATCCTGGTTGTCGACGACGAGATCCGCTACCGTGAACTTTACGCCCGCGTGCTGCGCGATGCGGGATTTGACGTGCATGAAGCCGGGAGCGCGGCCGACGCCCTGGAATTTATGGACCGCCGGACTCCGGACATGGTCGTAAGCGATGTGCGCATGCCGGCAGAGAGCGGGCTCGATTTGCTGCGCCGGGTACGGGCAGAAAAACCGGAGCTGCCTTTTCTGCTGGTCACGGCCTATGCCGATGTGCGCGAGGCCGTGGACGCCCTCAAGCTCGGGGCCGTGGATTACCTGGCCAAGCCCGTGGATCTGGACGAATTGCTCGCCGCCGTGCGCGACACCTTGGGCGTGGGCGCCGGCGCCGGAGGAGAGATCCCCGCCGCGTCACTGACGGGCATCGTGGCCGAAAGCCTGGCCATGCGCTCCGTGCTGCGCGACGCCTACCGCGTGGCCCCCAGCGACGCCACGATCCTGCTGACCGGCGAGAGCGGCAGCGGGAAAGAGATCGTGGCGCAGTTCATTCATCGGCACAGCGCCCGCAGCGCCAAGCCGCTGGTTCCGGTCAATTGCGCGGCCATCGCCCCGACCCTGCTGGCCAGCGAGCTGTTTGGACATGAAAAAGGCGCCTTCACCGGGGCCGTGACCAAACGCAAGGGATATTTCCGCGAAGCCCACGAGGGGACTCTTTTTCTCGACGAAATCGGCGACATGCCCTTGGAACTGCAGCCGTCCCTGCTACGGGCCACGGAAACGGGCCGCATTACCCCGGTGGGCTCGGACAAGGAGACCGTCATCGACTGCAGGCTCATCGCGGCCACCAACCATGACCTGGAAACCGACGTGGCCGAGGGCCGCTTTCGCCAGGACCTCTATTACCGCTTGAACGTCATCACCATCGATATCCCGCCCCTGCGGGAGCGCCCCGAGGACATCCCGCCCCTGGCACGCCTCTTCCTGAACAAGGACAAAACCGAAGCACGGCGCCTCTCGCGCGCGGCCATGCAGACCCTCATCAGCCACCCCTGGCCGGGCAACGTGCGCGAACTGGCCAACGCCATGGCCCATGTGCGGCTCCTGAGCCAGACCGACGTCATCCTGCCCGAACATCTGCCCCCGGCCGTGCGCAAGTCTGCCGGCAAGGCAGCGCCGGAATCCCGCATTCCCGTGGAGCAAGATGCCCCGGCCCAGACCAAGACCCTCGAACAGCACGAAATCGAAGCCGTCACCGCCGCCCTCAAGCACACCAAAGGCAACCGCACCCACGCGGCCCAGCTGCTCGGCATCACCAGACGCGGGCTCATCTACAAGCTCAAGCGTCTCGGGCTTGAATAA
- a CDS encoding sensor histidine kinase gives MKHDTRLYRIPLMTAMGLIMALGVWILWSWQGYSERSMDWRRQRAQDSFATLNAVIASMSNGELTDWKQIETVLSSVIRGSRTLFVVVQGRHGRLVQTGTMPEFLMTNSTRGEIQTDDLFVMWSPLQPSHIPANWTEALESINLGLGLWPRSNPVMYLGFRSSTENFTSSWFWQRQAPIFASALVCILAVTAVWITGIRRRILAGELASERIRSAHLEELGLAAAGLAHETKNPLGIIMGMAQQIEARHDIPAESRAMLGYIMDEVDKASSRLGNFMNFARQRKPSLAPVRIDRLCHEVAHILGPDFEAGGVELLSQVKATSIYADEVMLRQVLVNLLLNSLHASAAGTTVRIVLGRQGRRMELCVEDQGRGIPAELLPDIFKPYVSGSATGHGLGLAIVKRVVEAHGWKISARSIRGQGTTMTISGIKPARETS, from the coding sequence ATGAAACACGACACGCGCCTGTACCGCATCCCGCTCATGACGGCCATGGGGCTGATCATGGCTCTTGGCGTCTGGATCTTATGGTCCTGGCAGGGATATTCCGAGCGCTCCATGGATTGGCGCCGCCAACGCGCCCAGGACAGCTTCGCCACCCTGAACGCGGTCATCGCGTCCATGAGCAACGGAGAACTGACCGACTGGAAACAGATCGAGACGGTGCTCTCAAGCGTCATCCGCGGTTCGCGCACCCTCTTTGTCGTGGTCCAGGGCCGCCACGGTCGTCTGGTCCAGACCGGGACGATGCCGGAGTTTCTGATGACCAACAGCACCCGGGGCGAAATTCAAACGGACGACCTGTTTGTCATGTGGTCCCCCCTGCAACCCTCCCATATCCCCGCCAACTGGACCGAGGCGCTCGAATCGATCAACCTCGGCCTTGGCCTGTGGCCACGCAGCAACCCGGTCATGTACCTGGGTTTTCGCAGCAGCACGGAAAATTTCACCTCTTCCTGGTTCTGGCAGCGTCAGGCCCCCATCTTCGCCTCCGCCCTGGTCTGCATCCTCGCCGTCACGGCCGTCTGGATCACGGGCATCCGCCGCCGCATCCTGGCCGGGGAACTGGCCTCCGAGCGCATCCGCAGCGCCCATCTGGAAGAACTCGGCCTGGCCGCCGCAGGGCTGGCCCACGAGACCAAGAACCCGCTCGGCATCATCATGGGCATGGCCCAGCAGATCGAGGCCAGGCACGATATCCCGGCCGAAAGCCGGGCCATGCTCGGATACATCATGGACGAGGTGGACAAGGCCTCGTCGCGGCTGGGCAATTTTATGAACTTCGCCCGTCAGCGCAAGCCCAGCCTCGCGCCCGTACGCATCGACAGACTCTGCCATGAAGTTGCCCACATCCTCGGCCCCGACTTCGAAGCCGGCGGAGTCGAGCTTCTGAGCCAGGTCAAGGCCACCAGCATCTACGCCGACGAAGTCATGCTGCGCCAGGTGCTGGTCAATCTGCTTTTAAACAGCCTGCACGCCTCGGCGGCAGGCACGACCGTACGAATAGTGCTCGGCAGGCAGGGGCGCAGGATGGAACTCTGCGTGGAGGATCAGGGGCGCGGCATCCCCGCCGAACTGCTCCCGGACATCTTCAAGCCCTACGTCAGCGGCTCGGCCACCGGGCACGGACTGGGACTGGCCATTGTCAAACGCGTGGTCGAGGCTCATGGTTGGAAGATAAGCGCCCGGTCCATACGGGGCCAAGGCACGACCATGACCATTTCCGGTATCAAACCCGCAAGAGAGACTTCATGA
- a CDS encoding ABC transporter ATP-binding protein, which translates to MIRVHAINKYFHRGSVNEVHSLRDLSIDIEQGDFVTIIGSNGAGKSTFLSCLAGTHSLDSGSIAMAETDVTRWPEHKRARFIGRVFQDPLMGTCGSGSIAQNLALAQKRGQRRGLSRGVKAADKEAFRLLLRPLGLGLEDRLQDRAGLLSGGQRQALTMVMATLVRPELLLLDEHTAALDPKTASQILELTRNIVTEHGLTTLMVTHNMHQALTLGNRLIMMHRGRIIFDVRGKEKAGLTVEDLLDKFQSQADAEVSDRMLLG; encoded by the coding sequence ATGATCCGCGTCCACGCCATCAACAAGTATTTTCACCGCGGCAGCGTGAACGAAGTGCACAGCCTTCGGGACCTGTCCATCGACATCGAGCAGGGCGACTTCGTCACCATCATCGGCTCCAACGGCGCGGGCAAATCGACCTTTCTGTCCTGTCTGGCCGGAACCCACTCCCTGGACTCCGGGAGCATCGCCATGGCCGAAACCGACGTGACCCGCTGGCCCGAACACAAGCGCGCCCGCTTCATCGGCCGGGTCTTCCAGGACCCGTTGATGGGCACCTGCGGGAGCGGCTCCATTGCCCAGAACCTGGCCCTGGCCCAGAAACGCGGACAGCGGCGCGGCCTGTCCCGGGGCGTCAAGGCGGCCGACAAGGAGGCCTTTCGCCTGCTCCTGCGCCCCCTTGGGCTTGGGCTTGAAGACCGCCTCCAGGACCGGGCGGGCCTCCTCTCCGGCGGACAGCGCCAGGCCTTGACCATGGTCATGGCCACTCTAGTTCGACCGGAACTGCTGCTCTTGGACGAACATACCGCGGCCCTTGATCCCAAGACCGCAAGCCAGATCCTGGAGCTGACCCGAAACATCGTCACCGAGCACGGCCTGACCACGCTCATGGTCACCCACAACATGCATCAGGCGCTGACCCTCGGCAACCGGCTGATCATGATGCACCGGGGCCGCATCATCTTCGACGTGCGCGGAAAGGAAAAGGCGGGGCTGACCGTGGAGGACCTGCTGGACAAGTTCCAGAGCCAGGCGGACGCGGAAGTTTCGGACCGGATGCTGCTGGGCTGA
- a CDS encoding ABC transporter permease has translation MTLYAFLGALEQGFLYGIMALGVYLTFRILDFPDLTVDGSLPLGASVSAVTITAGHSPYLALLLASMAGFLAGAVTAILNTKLKILHLLASILTMISLYSINIRIMGGPNVALLGTPSVLTDLENLGLPLYQLTPVFFFVVAALITTGLIWFLHTEYGQAMLATGDNRQMITSQGVNTDNVIIFGVGLSNALVAFSGALIAQNQGAADVNMGVGTIVAGLASVILGETVFGKATIARACIAVIVGSILYRTAIALALGSRLGSFSFTPSDLNLITAFLVIVALTSPMLKQRFTR, from the coding sequence ATGACCCTCTACGCCTTTCTCGGAGCCCTGGAACAGGGTTTTTTATACGGCATCATGGCCCTCGGGGTGTACCTGACCTTTCGCATCCTCGACTTTCCGGATCTGACCGTGGACGGCAGCCTGCCGCTGGGGGCTTCGGTCAGCGCCGTGACCATCACCGCCGGGCACAGCCCGTACCTGGCCCTTTTGCTGGCCTCGATGGCAGGATTTCTGGCCGGAGCGGTGACCGCGATCCTGAACACCAAGCTCAAAATTCTGCACCTCTTGGCCTCCATCCTGACCATGATCTCACTTTATTCCATCAATATCAGGATCATGGGCGGTCCCAATGTGGCGCTTCTCGGCACGCCGTCGGTGCTGACGGACCTCGAGAATCTGGGACTGCCACTCTATCAGCTCACCCCCGTGTTCTTTTTCGTTGTCGCAGCCCTCATCACGACCGGCCTGATCTGGTTTCTGCACACCGAATACGGGCAGGCCATGCTGGCCACCGGCGACAACCGGCAGATGATCACCTCGCAGGGCGTGAACACGGACAATGTCATCATTTTCGGCGTGGGCCTCTCCAACGCTCTGGTCGCCTTCAGCGGTGCGCTCATCGCCCAGAACCAGGGCGCGGCGGACGTGAACATGGGCGTGGGCACCATTGTCGCGGGACTGGCCTCCGTCATCCTCGGCGAAACGGTCTTCGGCAAGGCGACCATCGCCAGGGCCTGCATCGCGGTCATCGTCGGTTCCATCCTCTACCGCACCGCCATCGCCCTGGCGCTGGGATCCAGGCTCGGCAGCTTTTCCTTCACCCCCAGCGACCTGAATCTGATCACCGCCTTTCTGGTCATCGTGGCCCTGACCTCGCCCATGCTCAAGCAGAGGTTCACCCGATGA